GAAAAATGACCACACATCCAAACAAGAAGAAAAGTTCAAGGTTGAGTGGAACAACATAGACTGAAGATCAGAGGCAGGTAACAATTCATTCACTGTTTCTCTCATCTCTATCAAATGAAAAACATTGGAAAGCTTTTAACCAACTACAGTACTACACGCTCCCAAGGAGATGTCTGAATTCCTAATTTATGTAAAACTTCATCGACTGAGGGCACAAGATAATCTCCAAATTCCCAGAGCCTTCTGTCGAGGATCAGCTGCTCATTGGTCCAgctttctctctgagcctctttcaCCTGCATGATCTTACACACGTCGGACGGAACCCTGACAGAGTCCCCATAGCTCTGTGTCACCTCAAACATGGCCGTCTGCAGCACCAGACGGGGGTTGACCACCATCTTGTAGGAGCGGAAGGCGTCTTCAGGAACAAGCTCTCTGTAGACGTAGTCCAGCAGATCCACCCCCGGCGCCCTTTTCCGTGCGGAATGGTCTTGCGTAGCAGTACCGGCTGTGGCAGGGAAGAGGTgcgtctccatcaggaacacggCTGCGTCGGGGTGCTGCCCCTGCAGGTCCTCCATGAGGGGCAGAAGAGAGCTGTGTGAGGCCGGGACCAGGAGCTGATCAACGTCAGCCAGGAGGACGTACCGTGACCTGTACATGTTCCTGTAGATGCACTCGTTCATGATGGTCAGCTGGCCGTTGAGGTGAATATCCCCTTCCAGCTCCTGGGCCTTCCACCCAGTAGAGGGCTTGAGGAAGTGGTTGATGGGCCAGCCAATCACCTCCAGAGTGCCCTCCTCTGCGTAGTACTGGAGGACCTTCTCCAGGTCAGGTCCACAGCTGGTGAGGTAGAGGACAACCCTCCGCACCCCCAGGAGCTTGTAAAACTCCATGGTCTGGACAAACTGTTGGACGTTGTTGTAGTCTCCAAACATGCTGGACATGCACACGGTGAGGTAAAAGGGGAAgtcctcctcccgtctctcccggTTCTGGATGCTCAGAAATGTCTGGTTGAGGGAGTTCTGGATGTCGAGGGATGTGCCAAGAGTGACGTGTGTGGCGTTGCATCCTGGCTCTTCGAGGCAAAGCATGTCTGCGGCCACATACGGGTAACCATAGTGGACGCTGTGCGTTACGACAGCAGCTGGAGCGACCTGGGGGGCGTGTCCTGAGCAGCACAACACACAGTACAGAGACATGGGTCGGTCTCTGTTGACCATGGCAATGATGCGCGTGGCTCCCCTTTCCCTGTGGTCCTGGTATGCAGACACCATTAGATGAGTTGAACCCTtgactggtgttatagtctcattGGCTGTGTGAAGAGGGCAGGTAGAGGgaacagggggaggaagggagtgagCTTGAGTAGAGTTGGTCCTGAAAGTCACCAATGGGGAAGACCGTGTGACAgatactgtgacagacagacacaggatgATCAAAACCACTTTCCATTTCTGACTCCTGGTTTGGTGCATGTCAGCCATTTGATCTATTGGAGACCTATAGGAGGATCATGTCACAATCAACAATCAACGatgataacaacaacaacatcatcatcatcatcatcacaacaTACTCACTATCCCTGTCATAATCAAAACATTGACAGGGATATTATCAGTGATGCACTGAACAATCAGACAGGGAAAATCAAGGCAAACTGTCTTTCAATCAGCTTAATCCATCTGGTCCCCCCAAACATATATCCTGATATCTCCATACTTACAAGTTGTCTGTGTGATCCTCCACCTCCTGGTCTGTTCTGTCAGTCAGTGGGGCTGTGGGGGAGTCTCTCATCACTCTGTTGTCAGGAGTTTCAGGGGGGCAGTCAAGAGATTCAGGCTCTGGTCCAGATGACCGGGCTGCTCTTCTTCTCAACATCTCCAGGAAAATGAAGGGGGGCTCTGGATGGCCAATCAACATTGGTTACATTACACTATAACTGCTGGGCCTCAAGGTCCCCCCTTTAAACTAATGAGCAGTCATTCTGACAGCAACATTCTAACAGTgtaattaatacattttatatACAGCATGCTAAAGCAAAAATAATATGAAGGCCTTGGGTAACAACATTAGATtaccat
This genomic window from Oncorhynchus nerka isolate Pitt River linkage group LG2, Oner_Uvic_2.0, whole genome shotgun sequence contains:
- the gulp1b gene encoding beta-1,4-galactosyltransferase galt-1 isoform X1, with the translated sequence MLRRRAARSSGPEPESLDCPPETPDNRVMRDSPTAPLTDRTDQEVEDHTDNLSPIDQMADMHQTRSQKWKVVLIILCLSVTVSVTRSSPLVTFRTNSTQAHSLPPPVPSTCPLHTANETITPVKGSTHLMVSAYQDHRERGATRIIAMVNRDRPMSLYCVLCCSGHAPQVAPAAVVTHSVHYGYPYVAADMLCLEEPGCNATHVTLGTSLDIQNSLNQTFLSIQNRERREEDFPFYLTVCMSSMFGDYNNVQQFVQTMEFYKLLGVRRVVLYLTSCGPDLEKVLQYYAEEGTLEVIGWPINHFLKPSTGWKAQELEGDIHLNGQLTIMNECIYRNMYRSRYVLLADVDQLLVPASHSSLLPLMEDLQGQHPDAAVFLMETHLFPATAGTATQDHSARKRAPGVDLLDYVYRELVPEDAFRSYKMVVNPRLVLQTAMFEVTQSYGDSVRVPSDVCKIMQVKEAQRESWTNEQLILDRRLWEFGDYLVPSVDEVLHKLGIQTSPWERVVL